One genomic region from Phoenix dactylifera cultivar Barhee BC4 unplaced genomic scaffold, palm_55x_up_171113_PBpolish2nd_filt_p 000261F, whole genome shotgun sequence encodes:
- the LOC108511658 gene encoding receptor-like kinase TMK4 yields MGNEKSPSPFPLLLLLFLFPSPSLSNDGEAMQDIAKSLNVPDWKSTNGDPCSWPGVSCEGGSVVGINLKSKGVSGGLSGSISKLSSLKSLQLQGNQIRGDLPSLANLASLESVDIDGNAFTAMPADFFSGLTRLQFVTLDRNPFKPWSIPDDVSRCENLVRFSASKAGVTGNIPDFFGKMPKLQMLSLSYNTMKGEIPASFKGSNIQSLVLNNQLDGFQLTGSIDVIAWMTQLSVVWLQSNGFTGPIPDLSKLASLSEFNARDNALTGVVPSSLTSATTLKLVTLSNNKLQGPVPKFAGGVKADVETGNKFCVGGATEQCDPRVTKLLEVAAGFGYPADLAESWEGNDPCKSWQGVTCSGQEIVVLNFANRHYPGSISPAIADFASLQKLLLSNNSLSGRIPDSLTKLQKLTLVDVANNNLTGKIPKFPQGVVLNVDGNPNIGKELGSSGGDSAKIAGIVIAVLFVIGCSAAALFYYINHRRKHKKFGRVSSQNLQDEPELVKIGMMGMNSKDGGWNGGHTQSSTGSTVDPQGMYMPIQAVRSATKDFSEDNIIGRGGFGDVYKGQLNATAIAVKRNRAGLMGKKGNEEFRAEIDVLQKVRHRHLVALLGYCDDGDEKLLIYEYMPGGTLEQHLFDHSETGFSPLTWKQRLVIALDVARGVEYLHSMAQESFIHRDLKPSNILLDNDKRAKVSDFGLVKLAVDRQKSMMTRLAGTFGYLAPEYAITGKVTTKIDVYAFGVILMELTTGERVLDDTRPDEDTNLVHVFRRNILDKKNFLKSSPDPTLDLDEEDLISLWEVAELARYCTAREPSQRPDMSHVVNKLASLVEQWKPSSCDEDGDSDPRMSLRGGLEEWQNSDSGFTEWHYGGPSITHD; encoded by the exons ATGGGGAACGAAAAGAGCCCCTCTCCATTCCCtctgctcctcctcctctttctcttcccttctccctctctctccaatGACGGCGAAGCCATGCAGGATATCGCCAAGAGCCTGAACGTCCCCGACTGGAAGTCCACCAATGGCGATCCATGCAGCTGGCCCGGGGTCAGCTGCGAAGGCGGGAGCGTCGTCGGAATCAACCTCAAGTCCAAGGGGGTCTCCGGCGGGCTCTCAGGCTCCATCTCCAAGCTATCCTCCCTAAAATCCCTCCAGCTCCAGGGAAACCAGATCAGAGGTGATCTCCCCTCCCTCGCCAATCTCGCCAGCCTCGAGAGCGTCGACATCGACGGCAATGCCTTCACCGCCATGCCTGCCGATTTCTTCTCCGGCCTCACGAGGCTCCAATTCGTGACGCTCGACAGGAACCCGTTCAAGCCGTGGTCCATTCCGGATGACGTCTCCAGGTGTGAGAATCTCGTGCGATTCTCCGCCTCCAAGGCCGGCGTCACCGGCAACATCCCGGATTTCTTCGGCAAGATGCCCAAATTGCAGATGCTGTCACTTTCCTACAACACCATGAAAGGCGAGATTCCGGCGTCCTTCAAGGGATCCAACATCCAGTCTCTCGTACTCAACAATCAGCTGGATGGCTTCCAGCTTACCGGGAGCATCGACGTGATCGCATGGATGACCCAGCTGTCTGTAGTCTGGCTGCAGTCAAATGGGTTCACAGGGCCCATCCCGGATCTCTCGAAGCTCGCCTCCTTGAGCGAGTTCAATGCACGAGACAACGCACTCACAGGAGTCGTCCCCTCGTCCCTGACCTCGGCTACCACTCTCAAGCTTGTCACCTTATCAAACAACAAGCTCCAGGGGCCCGTCCCTAAGTTCGCCGGCGGAGTGAAGGCCGACGTCGAAACGGGCAACAAATTCTGCGTCGGCGGCGCGACGGAGCAGTGCGACCCGAGAGTGACGAAGCTGCTAGAAGTCGCGGCGGGCTTCGGCTACCCGGCGGACCTCGCAGAATCCTGGGAGGGGAACGACCCCTGTAAAAGTTGGCAAGGCGTGACCTGCTCTGGCCAGGAAATCGTGGTCCTCAACTTCGCAAACCGGCATTATCCAGGGTCCATCTCTCCCGCCATTGCCGACTTCGCCTCCTTGCAGAAGCTGCTTCTGAGCAACAACAGTCTTTCCGGCCGCATACCTGATAGCTTGACCAAGCTGCAAAAACTGACGCTTGTCGACGTCGCCAACAACAACCTAACAGGAAAAATACCGAAATTCCCCCAGGGCGTGGTGCTGAACGTAGATGGCAACCCCAATATCGGCAAAGAACTGGGTTCTTCCGGAGGAGATTCTGCTAAAATTGCAGGGATAGTTATAGCTGTCTTATTTGTTATAGGGTGCTCGGCAGCTGCTTTGTTTTACTATATTAATCATCGAAGGAAGCACAAGAAATTTGGGAGGGTCTCCTCACAAAACCTTCAGGATGAGCCAGAATTGGTGAAGATAGGAATGATGGGAATGAATTCAAAAGATGGAGGCTGGAATGGAGGGCACACTCAAAGCAGCACTGGGAGTACAGTCGACCCGCAAGGCATGTACATGCCGATACAGGCCGTTCGTAGCGCCACAAAAGATTTTAGCGAAGACAACATTATAGGAAGGGGTGGATTCGGAGATGTCTACAAAGGGCAGCTGAATGCGACGGCGATCGCTGTGAAGAGGAACAGGGCTGGCTTAATGGGTAAGAAGGGGAATGAAGAGTTCAGAGCAGAGATTGATGTGCTGCAGAAAGTAAGGCACAGGCACTTGGTTGCCCTTCTAGGTTACTGCGACGATGGTGATGAGAAGCTATTGATCTATGAATACATGCCGGGGGGTACCTTGGAGCAGCACTTGTTTGATCATAGTGAGACTGGGTTCTCTCCTCTTACTTGGAAGCAGCGGCTGGTTATAGCTCTGGATGTGGCTAGAGGGGTGGAATACCTTCACAGCATGGCCCAGGAGAGCTTCATCCATAGGGACCTGAAGCCCTCCAATATACTACTGGACAATGACAAGCGAGCTAAGGTTTCAGATTTTGGATTGGTTAAGCTTGCAGTAGACAGGCAGAAGTCGATGATGACTCGGCTGGCCGGCACGTTCGGATATCTCGCGCCCGAGTATGCGA TCACAGGAAAAGTGACAACCAAGATTGATGTTTATGCGTTTGGAGTTATATTAATGGAACTAACTACTGGAGAGAGGGTGCTCGATGACACCCGCCCTGATGAAGACACCAATCTGGTGCATGTCTTCCGAAGAAATATCCTCGACAAGAAAAACTTTTTGAAGTCATCTCCAGATCCAACTCTcgatcttgatgaagaagatctaataagcctatgggAAGTAGCAGAACTTGCACGATACTGTACAGCCCGCGAGCCTTCTCAAAGGCCAGACATGAGCCATGTCGTAAACAAGCTGGCTTCCTTGGTGGAACAGTGGAAACCCAGCAGCTGTGACGAGGATGGCGACAGCGATCCAAGAATGTCTCTTAGAGGAGGACTTGAGGAATGGCAAAATAGTGATAGCGGATTCACTGAATGGCATTATGGAGGTCCAAGCATTACACATGATTAG
- the LOC103717335 gene encoding nudix hydrolase 17, mitochondrial-like, whose translation MVSLVSRQGRHLQRYTSTGRRLVVGCIPYKFKVDKPWDNDIDRAMEVLVISSQKGHGMMFPKGGWELDETIKEAVSREALEEAGVRGNVEGSLGKWRYKSRSHDAFYEGIMFPLDVTEELVDWPEMDVRKRRWVTVAEAREGCQHPWMKEALERLVTRISNSSRQETTMEA comes from the exons ATGGTTTCGTTGGTTTCTCGCCAGGGTAGGCATCTGCAGCGGTACACCAGCACCGGGCGTCGACTCGTTGTCGG ATGCATTCCATACAAGTTTAAGGTTGACAAGCCATGGGACAATGACATTGATCGAGCAATGGAGGTTCTCGTTATTAGCTCACAAAAAGGGCATGGAATGATGTTCCCAAAG GGAGGTTGGGAGCTTGATGAAACCATAAAAGAAGCAGTCTCTCGAGAGGCTTTGGAGGAAGCTGGTGTACGAGGAAATGTTGAG GGTAGCCTTGGCAAATGGAGATATAAGAGCAGAAGTCATGATGCATTTTATGAGGGAATCATGTTCCCTTTGGATGTAACAGAGGAATTGGTTGATTGGCCAGAGATGGATGTGAGAAAACGACGATGG GTGACAGTAGCTGAAGCAAGGGAGGGATGCCAGCATCCATGGATGAAAGAAGCATTGGAGAGACTGGTGACAAGAATCTCGAATTCGAGTAGGCAAGAGACCACCATGGAAGCATAG